The following are encoded together in the Portunus trituberculatus isolate SZX2019 chromosome 25, ASM1759143v1, whole genome shotgun sequence genome:
- the LOC123508809 gene encoding LOW QUALITY PROTEIN: tyrosine-protein kinase SRK2-like (The sequence of the model RefSeq protein was modified relative to this genomic sequence to represent the inferred CDS: inserted 1 base in 1 codon): MAFSWLWKKLRGDEKPPEKHHDRRPSNAGQRNPAHGLVSHRSGSVSEKHEVLSAHHSTSSTYYAVPSQTQDLRKASNHSISTLDTPWGTPSENPTEEQTVVALNDYKGRTDEDLSFRKGEHLEVLKEASEGWWYARSHVTGLCGYIPXAYIARLKSIEAEPWFFGDITRGDCERRLLAAANDHGSFLIRKAESRKNEYSLSVRDMTKVKHYRIRPKDHGGFFISRKDPFPSLHDLVDYYSKGAHGLCTRLNKPCVKVDTPETQGLSHDTWDVWEIHKDQVELLRKLGSGQFGHVYEGRWNKTVPVAVKTLKPGRMNPHDFLEEAQILKNLRHPKLLQLYAVSTHEEPFYIITELMRNGSLIDYLRDRSRNPLSLMDQVHIGAQVAEGMQYLEWKNYIHRDLAARNVLVGENLTVKVADFGLSRLVQEDEYLAQEGARFPIKWTAPEALRFNKFTTKSDVWSFGVLLMEVVTSGAIPYPGMNNTEVIEALERDYRMPRPVTCPTKLYNMMLLCWARTPSFRPTFEDLHWQLDDFFNFEETEPDYRDIS; the protein is encoded by the exons ATGGCGTTCTCCTGGCTGTGGAAGAAACTGAGGGGGGATGAGAAGCCACCAGAGAAACACCACGACAGGAGACCAAGCAACGCAGGGCAGAGAAACCCCGCTCATG GACTCGTCAGCCACCGCTCTGGGTCAGTGTCAGAAAAGCACGAGGTCCTCTCAGcccaccactccacctcctccacctactacgCCGTACCCTCTCAAACACAGGACCTCCGTAAAGCCAGTAATCATTCTATATCTACGCT GGACACGCCTTGGGGGACGCCCTCTGAGAACCCGACGGAGGAGCAGACGGTGGTGGCCCTTAATGATTACAAAGGGCGCACGGACGAGGACCTCTCATTCAGGAAGGGCGAACATCTGGAG GTGCTGAAGGAGGCGTCAGAGGGGTGGTGGTACGCGAGGAGTCACGTGACGGGGCTCTGTGGCTACATCC GTGCCTACATCGCTAGACTCAAGAGCATAGAAGCGGAGCC GTGGTTCTTCGGTGACATCACACGGGGGGATTGTGAGCGCCGCCTGCTTGCCGCCGCCAATGACCACGGCTCCTTTCTCATTCGCAAGGCAGAGTCTCGCAAGAATGAATACTCCCTCTCAG TTCGGGACATGACAAAGGTGAAGCACTACAGAATTCGACCAAAGGACCACGGCGGCTTCTTCATCTCCCGTAAagaccccttcccttccctgcacgACCTGGTGGACTACTACAGCAAGGGCGCCCACGGCCTCTGCACCAGACTCAACAAGCCCTGCGTCAAG GTGGACACGCCGGAGACACAGGGGCTCTCGCACGACACCTGGGACGTGTGGGAGATTCACAAGGACCAGGTGGAGCTGCTGAGAAAGCTTGGTTCGGGGCAGTTCGGCCACGTGTACGAGGGACGCTGGAACAAGACGGTGCCTGTTGCAGTGAAGACTTTGAAACCTG GCAGGATGAACCCCCACGACTTCCTGGAGGAGGCGCAGATCTTGAAGAACCTGCGCCACCCTAAACTTCTGCAGCTGTACGCGGTGAGCACCCACGAGGAACCTTTCTACATCATTACGGAACTTATGCGGAACGGCTCCCTCATCGACTActtacgag ATCGGAGCCGGAACCCGCTGTCACTGATGGACCAGGTGCACATCGGGGCGCAGGTGGCGGAGGGGATGCAGTACCTCGAGTGGAAGAACTACATCCACAGGGACCTCGCCGCCAGAAACGTCCTCGTCGGGGAGAACTTAACGGTCAAGGTGGCTGACTTCGGCCTCTCGCgtctggtgcag GAGGATGAGTATCTGGCGCAGGAGGGTGCTCGCTTCCCCATCAAGTGGACGGCACCCGAGGCTCTAAGGTTCAACAAATTCACCACAAAATCTGACGTGTGGTCGTTTGGCGTGTTGCTGATGGAGGTGGTCACTTCTGGGGCCATTCCCTACCCTG gcaTGAACAACACGGAGGTGATCGAGGCGCTGGAGAGAGACTACCGCATGCCTCGTCCCGTCACGTGCCCGACCAAGCTGTACAACATGATGCTGCTCTGCTGGGCCCGGACTCCCTCCTTCAGGCCAACGTTTGAGGACCTTCACTGGCAGCTGGATGATTTCTTTAACTTTGAGGAAACGGAGCCTGACTATAGGGACATTTCTTAG